TGCAGGAGGCGTTGGGGCTGAATATGCCGACCTGAATTGAAGGCAGGTTCTCTGCCTATCGCCGTAAGATGACCCCATGACGGACGCCGCCCCCCTGCTGGCTCGGAGGGGGCCATGAGCGAGGCCGAGTACCTGCGTTCCGAGCGCGAGAGTCCCTACAAGCGGGAATATGTGGGGGGCAACGCGTACCCTCTACACGCTCAGGCGGGGGCGAGCGGGGAGCATGTGCGGATCAGCGGACGTGTCATGGCGGCGCTCCTGCCCGACGCCGACCGCCAGGGCTGCCGCCTCTGCCAGTCCGACATGAAGCTCTACAGCCGGGCTACATCGAGCTATTTCTATCCCGACGTGATGCTGGTGTGTGGTGGCGAACAGCCCGACCGCTCCTACGAGATTTCGCCCTGCCTGCTCGTGGAAGTCCTTTCCGGCAGCACGGCGCACAACGACCGCCGCCACAAGCACGCGGTCTACACGGCGATCCCGACCCTCCAGACCTACCTCATCGTGGCGCAGGACGAGCGGTATGTCGTGGAGTACCAGCGCGGGGAGGAAGGCTGGTCCATGCGCGAGCATCGCGGGGAGGGGCAGGCGGCGATTCCCTGCCTGAACCGTTCGCTGACCCTCGACGAGATGTACCGGGGCGTGCTGTAGGTTCCCGCGCGCTCACACCATCGGCAACTCGATCATCCCGCCCGCGCTCTCCTCGCGCCCCTCCATGCGCGCCGCCACCGCGCGGCCCGTCGGCGTCTGGGCCAGCCCGCCCTCCGCCGTCTCGCGGAGTTCGGCGGGCATGAGTCGCCCGACCTGCGCCATCGCCCCCACCACCTCGTCGGGCGGGATGAAGGATTCGAGCTGGGCGAGCGCGAGTTGCGCCGCGCTGACCGCATGAACGGCGAAAAAGGCGTTGCGGCTCACGCAGGGCACCTCCACGTAGCCGCCCACCGGGTCGCACACGAGGCCGATGGTGTTCATCAGGGCGAGGGACGCGGCGTGGACGCAGGCGCGGGGGCTGCCGCCGAGCAGTTCGGTGACGGCGGCGGCGGCCATCGCGGCGCTCGACCCGATCTCGGCCTGACAGCCGCCCGCCGCGCCCGAGATGAACATGCGCTTGCTGATCGCCTTGCCCACGCCCGCCGCGAGGATGAGGGGGTCCACCAGCCGCTCGTCCCCGATGCCGAGGTGGTCGGCCACGCCGAGCAGCGCCCCCGGAATCGTGCCCGCGCTCCCCGCCGTCGGCGCGGCGACGATGCGGCCCATGCGGGCGTTCTCCTCGTTCACGGCCATCGCGTAGGCCTGCACCCGCCTCAGCAGCGGTGCCCCCAGCACGTCCGGCGCGTCCCACAACCCCTTCGCGTTCCAGCCCACCATGCCCGTGATGCTCTTCGCGTCGCTTCGCAGGCCCCGCTCGACCGACGCCCGCATCTCCCCGATGCGGCGGGCCATCTCCGCGCGGATGTCCGCCGGGTCCAGCCCCGTCTCGGCGCAGTCCTGCGCGAGCACCCACGCGGAGGCGGGCGAGGGGGCGGTCATGAGGTCGTGGAGGGTGGTCATGGGGGGAACTCCTTTGAAGTGGGTCGAGGGGTCTGGAAGTCGAGAGGTCGAGGGAGAGATGCCACCGGGGTTTCTCGACTTCTCGACTCCTCGACTCCTCGACGGACGGTGCTAGCCGTCCATGAGCTTCGGCAGCAACCGCACCCACCCCATGTCCGGCCAGCGGCGCAGGAAGGCGAGGGCTTCGGGGCTGAGGGGCTGGTCGAGTTCGATGGCGAGAAGGGCCTGGCCGCCCCGGTTCTCGCGGGTGCAGGTCAGGGTGGCGATATTCACGCCGTCGGCGGCGACCGTGCTCGCCACGCGGGCGATCATGCCCACCGCGTCGGGGTAGCGCAGCAGCAGCGTGGGGCTGGCTGCGCCGAAGTTGACGCCGAGGCCGCCCACCTCCGTCACCCGGATGACGCCGCCGCCCGTGGAGCTGCCCTGCACCGTCACCGCCGCCGTCTCGCCGTGCAGGTCGAGGTGGGCCGTGTTGGGGTGAACGTCGCCGAGGTCCACGTCGCGGAACTCCACCGTCAATCCCGCCGCCTCGGCCTCCTCGAAGGCTTTCGGCAAGCGGGGGTCGTCGGGCGCGTACCCCAGCAGCCCCGCCACGAGCGCGAGGTGAGTGCCGTGGCCGCGCCCCGTCTTGGCGAAGGAGGCGTGCAGGCCGATGGTCGCCCGCCGGGGCGCTTCCCCGAGGAGATGATGGGCAACCAGCCCCAGACGGCACGCGCCCGCCGTGTGGCTGCTGCTCGGCCCGATCATCACGGGGCCGATCATGTCGAGCAGGGACATAGGGACAGTATAGAGAATGTTTCTTGAATGAAGATTCAATTAAGCAGCGTGAGGAACTTCAGCCTTTTTGAGGCGTACATACGTACATTATGACATGGCTCTTTGAACTACTACCTGGAATAAATGAACTCATCGAAATTCGTCTAAAGCATCCACCCTTTGAAGTGATAGAGTATATATTCAACTCCCATTTTCTTGTTGTAGCTGTATATAGCTTTGTACTCTACCTTTTTACCTGTGTCGCTATAACCGGCTTTCCTAAATATTTTAGAATATTGTGGATTCTTCTCAAGAAATTTTATTACAAGGAGGGGAAGTTTTACCCGATCTTATATTTGGTCGTTGGCACATTTTATGCCATTGTTTGGATTACCTTTACATTTGAAGCAAGGGAGGTGTTTTTTAACTATAGCTACGATTCGAATAATTTTCTGTTCACCTTAACTGTTTTTCTGATCATTCCGCAGGTTAGGATTCTTCTTCTTTCAGTTCCGAAGTTTGCGATTCAGATGATGAACGATATAAACTGGAGGTTGAATGAAATAGAGGATAATTTCTGAAAAACTGCAAGAAATATCGTGGTAGTCAGCCGTTCATCAAATTGTAGGGAACTTGAGGATTTTACTCTTCACCCCACCCCCGCCGCCGCCCGCAGCGCCCGCCCACTCACCTCGGCCTGCCCCAGCGCGGCGCGGGCGAGGGGTACACGCACCCGGTTCGGGGCGTGGGCGAAGACCTTGAGCATGGTGCGGGCAATCGCCCCGGCCCCCGTGCGCGGCGAGAGGAAGGCGTGCCACTCGGCGGCGGGCAGCGCGAAAAAGGCGCGGAAGAACGCGGGCAGCATGTCCCCCGGCAGGGCGAGCAGGGCCTCGGCGTCCAGCAGCGAAATCTCGCGGGCGGCGCGGCGCTCGGGCGGCCACAGGGCGTCCCACCCGGCCCGGACAGCCTGGGTTGGACTGTGCATGTCCAGCGCCCCGGCCACCGCGCAAGCGACCCCCGGCGCGTCCGCCAGCGCCCCGACCATCTGAAAGCCGCTGATGGGGTGGACGAGGCCCGCCGCCGACCCGAAGGCGAGGACCGGGCCGGGCGCGGGCGCGGCGGTATTCATGGGGAAGGCGACCCACTCGGTCGTCTCGATTTCGCGGGGGGGCGTGCCCTGCGCGGCGAGACGGGCGTGGAGGCGGCGCTCCAGCAGGGCGCGCGTCAGACCGGGGCGGGCGATCAGGCTCGTCTCTTCCACGAGGTAACGGTCGCCGCCGAGGTGCATGGTGTAGAGGAAGGTCGGCGCGGCGCGCACCTCGTCCGGCGGGAGGTGTCCGGCCCGGTAGTCCATCCAGACCATGCCGCCGGGTGGGCCGGGCGGGCGGTCGAAGCGGGCCACGAGTCCGAAGGCCGTCTGGAGGGCCGCGCCGTGCGGGCGCACGGGCCGCGTCACACCGCCGCCGTGCCCCCCCGCGTCCACGACGAGCCGGGCGCGCCACCGCTCACCGCCCGCGCCCGTGACCTCCCAACCCTCCCCCACCTGCTCGGCGTGCTGCACCATGCCAACGGTCCACGTCAGGCGCGGCCCCGCCCGCGTGAGCAGCGTGTCGAGCAGGCGGGCGTTGTCGAACATGGCATAGGGCCGCAGGAGGGGCGTGGGGTCCTCCCCGGTGTACGCCCGAACGTCGGTCCACACGTCGGCGAGGCAGGGGCGGACGGGGGCGGGCACCTCGTCCAGCCACGCGCCATAGGTGGCGGGAAAGGGGCGCGGCGGGTGGGGCGCGACGAGGCGCACGCTCAGCCCGCACGCGGCGAGTTCGGCGGCCAGCCCCAGCCCGGAGGGACCGCCGCCGATCACCAGCGCGTCCGTAAGGTGTGTGCGTGACGCCATTACGGGCAGCCTAACGCGGCGGTGGCGGGCGCGAGTGTGGGAAGGCACGCCGGGTCACGGGTCTGACTGCCGGGTAAGCCCAACGTCAAGCCATCCTCAAGTCGGAGTGTGCCCCCTGCGCCCGCGCCCCGCCGGGCCAGCCGCTAGCCTGCCGGGCATGACGCGCCCCCGCCGCCTCCCCCGCGCCCTGACCCTCGGCGTGCTGGCCGTGACCGTGACCGCCGCCCTGACCGCCTGTTCCGCCACCGCCGACCTGCCCGGCACCCTGAACCGCGCCGTGAACACCCGTGGCCTGACCGTCGCCACCGACCAGAGGTACGGCCCGGACGCGCGCAATGTGCTGGACGTATACGCGCCGCCCAGCGCCCGGAACGCGCCCATCGTGCTGTTCGTCCACGGCGGCTCGTGGCAGGGGGGCGACAAGGCCATCCACCGCTTCGTCGGCGAGAGCCTGGCCCGCGCCGGGTACGTGACGGGCGTGATGAACTACCGCCTCGCGCCGCAGAACCGCTACCCCGCCTTCGTGCAGGACGCGGCCTCTGCGTTGAGGTGGCTGCGCGACAACGGCGGCAAGTTCGGCGGCGACCCCGACGTGCTGTTCATGACCGGGCACTCGGCGGGAGCCTTCAACGCGGTGGAGGCGGTGGACAACGAGCGCTGGCTGCGTGAGGCGGGCGTGCCCATCCGCGCTGTGCGGGGCGTCATCGGCATCGCCGGGCCGTACTCCTACGACTTCCGCCAGTTCGACAGCCGGGTCGCGTTCCCCGAGGGCAGCACCCCCGATCAGGTCATGCCCGACCGCCACGTGAGGAGGGACGCGCCGCCCCACCTCCTCCTCGTCGCCGCGAACGACACCACCGTCTACCCGCAGAACGCGTTGAGTCTGGAAGCGGCGCTGAGGCGCGCGGGCGTGCCCGTCACCCGCACGGTGCTCCCGCGCCTCAACCACGTCACCATCATCGCGGCGGTCGCCCGTCCCCTGACATTCCTGGGGGGAACGCGGCAACAGATGATTGATTTTATCGAGAAGAACCGGCCACGATAGAGAAGTCTTCGACCGTTCTTGAGACCGACCCGCCACACAGGAGTCGGTCTCTTCTCTTTCGTTCGGTGCCCTACGCTGAGGAGGTGTCTGCCGTCTTACGCGTCGCCGGTCTGGACTTTGAGATAGACCGTCTCCTTGCTCAACTGGACTTCTCGCCCTACCTCATCCGTCGGCGAGGCGAATTGAACTTCTCTGGCCGCCCCCACGAATTCTCCTCGTTCAACGCAGAGGTCAGCGGGGCCGATATGCAGGCTGCCGAGCAGCAGATTATGGATGCTCTCGCCTTTATGCAACGACATGAGGCCGCGTTGCTGGTGTTATCAGAGTTTCCCGGTGTGGATGATCGAACGCTCGACTTCGGCATCGAGGAACGGGATGTGGCCCACCACGTTGATTCATTCCCATACGAATTGCTTGCCGCTCTGG
Above is a genomic segment from Deinococcus sp. YIM 134068 containing:
- a CDS encoding lycopene cyclase family protein, whose protein sequence is MASRTHLTDALVIGGGPSGLGLAAELAACGLSVRLVAPHPPRPFPATYGAWLDEVPAPVRPCLADVWTDVRAYTGEDPTPLLRPYAMFDNARLLDTLLTRAGPRLTWTVGMVQHAEQVGEGWEVTGAGGERWRARLVVDAGGHGGGVTRPVRPHGAALQTAFGLVARFDRPPGPPGGMVWMDYRAGHLPPDEVRAAPTFLYTMHLGGDRYLVEETSLIARPGLTRALLERRLHARLAAQGTPPREIETTEWVAFPMNTAAPAPGPVLAFGSAAGLVHPISGFQMVGALADAPGVACAVAGALDMHSPTQAVRAGWDALWPPERRAAREISLLDAEALLALPGDMLPAFFRAFFALPAAEWHAFLSPRTGAGAIARTMLKVFAHAPNRVRVPLARAALGQAEVSGRALRAAAGVG
- the sdaAA gene encoding L-serine ammonia-lyase, iron-sulfur-dependent, subunit alpha translates to MTTLHDLMTAPSPASAWVLAQDCAETGLDPADIRAEMARRIGEMRASVERGLRSDAKSITGMVGWNAKGLWDAPDVLGAPLLRRVQAYAMAVNEENARMGRIVAAPTAGSAGTIPGALLGVADHLGIGDERLVDPLILAAGVGKAISKRMFISGAAGGCQAEIGSSAAMAAAAVTELLGGSPRACVHAASLALMNTIGLVCDPVGGYVEVPCVSRNAFFAVHAVSAAQLALAQLESFIPPDEVVGAMAQVGRLMPAELRETAEGGLAQTPTGRAVAARMEGREESAGGMIELPMV
- a CDS encoding alpha/beta hydrolase; this encodes MTRPRRLPRALTLGVLAVTVTAALTACSATADLPGTLNRAVNTRGLTVATDQRYGPDARNVLDVYAPPSARNAPIVLFVHGGSWQGGDKAIHRFVGESLARAGYVTGVMNYRLAPQNRYPAFVQDAASALRWLRDNGGKFGGDPDVLFMTGHSAGAFNAVEAVDNERWLREAGVPIRAVRGVIGIAGPYSYDFRQFDSRVAFPEGSTPDQVMPDRHVRRDAPPHLLLVAANDTTVYPQNALSLEAALRRAGVPVTRTVLPRLNHVTIIAAVARPLTFLGGTRQQMIDFIEKNRPR
- the sdaAB gene encoding L-serine ammonia-lyase, iron-sulfur-dependent subunit beta, whose product is MSLLDMIGPVMIGPSSSHTAGACRLGLVAHHLLGEAPRRATIGLHASFAKTGRGHGTHLALVAGLLGYAPDDPRLPKAFEEAEAAGLTVEFRDVDLGDVHPNTAHLDLHGETAAVTVQGSSTGGGVIRVTEVGGLGVNFGAASPTLLLRYPDAVGMIARVASTVAADGVNIATLTCTRENRGGQALLAIELDQPLSPEALAFLRRWPDMGWVRLLPKLMDG
- a CDS encoding Uma2 family endonuclease, with product MSEAEYLRSERESPYKREYVGGNAYPLHAQAGASGEHVRISGRVMAALLPDADRQGCRLCQSDMKLYSRATSSYFYPDVMLVCGGEQPDRSYEISPCLLVEVLSGSTAHNDRRHKHAVYTAIPTLQTYLIVAQDERYVVEYQRGEEGWSMREHRGEGQAAIPCLNRSLTLDEMYRGVL